AAGAGCTGGACCGGCTGTGCACGGCCTTCGTCGAGCGCGGCGTGAAGCGACTTCGGCTGACGGGGGGCGAACCGCTGGTGCGCAAGAACGTGATGTCGCTGGTGCGCAGCCTGTCGCGGCACCTCGACAGCGGCGCCCTGTCGGAACTGACGCTGACCACCAACGGCACGCAACTCGCCGCCCATGCCGACGAACTGGCAGCCTGTGGCGTGCGCAGGCTGAACGTATCCCTCGATACGCTCGATGCGGACAAGTTCCGCATGATCACCCGGCGCGGCGACTTCGACCGCGTGATGGATGGCATCGCCGCCGCACGGCGTGCCGGCATCGACGTCAAGATCAACACCGTCGCGCTGAAGAACTTCAATCAGGGCGAGATTCCGGACATGATCCGCTGGGCCCATGGGCTCGGCCTCGGCCTGACCCTCATCGAAACGATGCCGATGGGCGACATCGGTGAGGACCGGACCGACCGGTATCTGCCCTTGTCGATGCTGCGTCACGAGCTTGGCGCCAGGCACGGATTTACCCTGACGGAGTCGAGCCACCGCACCGGTGGACCGTCCCGCTATTTCGATGTGGCCGAAACCGGCGGGCGACTTGGCTTCATAACCCCGATGACGCACAATTTCTGCGAATCCTGCAACCGCGTCCGCATCACCTGCACGGGCACGCTGTACATGTGCCTTGGCCAGGACGATGCGGCCGACCTGCGCGGTGCGCTGCGCGCATCCGAAGGGGATGAGTTGCTTCATCGCGTCATCGACGACGCGATCCTGCGCAAGCCAAAGGGCCATGATTTCGTGATCGACAGGCAGACCCGGCAACCCGCCGTGTCCCGCACCATGTCCGTCACCGGCGGTTGAAGGCACTGCGCCCAATCGCCGCATTTTGCACGCATTCCCGTTACAAGTTTACGTGTTGGAACGCGTGGGGGACACCGCCGTTCTAAAATTCGATGAACGGCCGCCACGCGCGGCTTCGGCCAAATTCCACAAGGGGTTCGTAAGCATGAAGAAGACTTGGAAGCCGGTTCTGGCGCTCGCCGCCGTCGTGATGATCACCGCTGGCTGCACCCAGACCGAACGTACGGTCAGCGGCGCGGCAATCGGCGGCGTCGGTGGCGCGGCAGTCGGCAATGCGGTCGGCGGCGGCACGGGCGCCCTGATCGGGGGCCTCGGCGGCGCAGGTGCTGGCGCGTTGATCGGCCGCAACACCTACTAAGGGTCTTTCCCCTGTCACCCGGGAATGCCGCTGCCCCGCAGCGGCATTTTTTTTGGCTGTGCCTCGTCACGGCCCGAAAAGCGAAGTAAGCCTGATTATCGCCGGGGACTCATGACCAGGGAGGGAGTTCGCGGCGCCTGCTCCATCCGCCTTCCGCGCCAGGTGAACGCGTGTCCATCGCCAGACATACCGTCGAATCGGCAAGCGCTGCGGACAATCTGCGCGCCAGCCTGATGATGATCGGCTC
This genomic window from Aureimonas sp. OT7 contains:
- the moaA gene encoding GTP 3',8-cyclase MoaA translates to MIDPFGRQISYLRVSVTDRCDLRCVYCMSEHMEFLPRRELLTLEELDRLCTAFVERGVKRLRLTGGEPLVRKNVMSLVRSLSRHLDSGALSELTLTTNGTQLAAHADELAACGVRRLNVSLDTLDADKFRMITRRGDFDRVMDGIAAARRAGIDVKINTVALKNFNQGEIPDMIRWAHGLGLGLTLIETMPMGDIGEDRTDRYLPLSMLRHELGARHGFTLTESSHRTGGPSRYFDVAETGGRLGFITPMTHNFCESCNRVRITCTGTLYMCLGQDDAADLRGALRASEGDELLHRVIDDAILRKPKGHDFVIDRQTRQPAVSRTMSVTGG
- a CDS encoding YMGG-like glycine zipper-containing protein is translated as MKKTWKPVLALAAVVMITAGCTQTERTVSGAAIGGVGGAAVGNAVGGGTGALIGGLGGAGAGALIGRNTY